Proteins encoded together in one Procambarus clarkii isolate CNS0578487 chromosome 67, FALCON_Pclarkii_2.0, whole genome shotgun sequence window:
- the LOC123767687 gene encoding collagen alpha-1(I) chain isoform X2 yields the protein MRGTVKQGSGGGAGGVKDEGGGGGVLKTGNSGGRRSKANNTHATTPLTTPTIKQELGAEVKPDPDAATATTPCLNGDDLVSKPTPTCPGNNNNNNTNANNNNKGATAKIKTEIANGGPEGDIKPSTTSSTTTTTTVTTTTATTTSTTTTTTPPHTSEDGGDGSGLGPGMGMGVKGGSGAGVSTSDAQYMQQQSQIFVFTTLLANKAAEAVIQGSYNNIIAYHCAQPGTKKLLEKHPLKTTQFVRHNPAHWLTNFVVKNTKGGHIKGPMAPNGPMMANGPMGPGGPMGPCGPMGPGGEMGPMGEGPGGMMGHGDMSSPGMMGPGGPSGMMGPGPNGGPGMMGPRGPGMMGPGGPGGPGMPGPPGQMMVSMMGPRVQGAPAGVKVPDDHLTPEQRQHREEQMARIRHMQALLLPELHSPSQSDNGHPGSQPPCSQGQSVANMMPCSQSQAPSQVSQSGPSCSQATPVTCMGPSPVSGMGPSPGMGPSPTMGPSPGMGPSPGMGPSPGMPNTSMGPGPGMGSGMGPGPGMGMSPGMMGPGGPNSMVSQSGVMMSQGHMGNNMMMTSQANMMGGPMGPGVPGMRMGPGGPQSMMMAGPNPASSMAAQAEWQRLQAEFFESKRKKGGPGCPDGSMGPMGPMGPMGPGGPMGPGGPMGPGGPMGPGGPMGPGGPMGPGGPMGPGGPMGPGGPMGPGGPMGPGGPMGPGGPMGPGGPMGPGGPMGPGGPMGPGGPMGPGGPMGPGGPMGPGGPMGPGPMGPGGPMGPGGPMGPGGPMGMGSHMVGGPMMPGSMSGNMGPGGMRGMGPGARMQGPPPPYHGPRPIGNGPLPSPGSPSMCAMTSPRMPGGGPGGGMRMTGPGDSPRPLNASNPATPVSGSNITSPSLQQKDQQPHTPQSGDTSFGRQLQTLAQQKHQQPGQQQQQQQQQQQQQQQQQQGGKEPNLMPVPSPQQIQYLSTFEGQELTIQKQPNTSLRDTDIMSPLDTSVDGSRVSGPGTPLGGPTTPLTPSSEPTPRFTGPHTPDRFPVPSPGMPVPSAPHTPQATPENKGSQQRYTGPSPQAQSANSSATTTPTNNNSNNSSNNNSNSNSNNNNNNNSNNSNNSNNSNSGSQSGPKTPSMDSRFPVPSPKTPSMCSGPTTPSGADSMPRFPGASPLQSGGTGGPGSDMTPIGARFPGPVGGPTPASGNNNQIMGKMSSGFSMSPGKIASMDMAGDFHNPTAANLPLNPNCSTPGGLPVSGPGKVFDPISSMAQMSQQLTSGASGSSPPVSSAPTPTMPTGTGPAMGAGGSSGPSGPNIPSGPGMPGGPGMPGGPGMPGGPGMPGGPGMPGGPGMPGGPGMPGGPGMPGGPGMPGGPGMPCGPGGMSTVPNMSGPGMPGGPSIPGPGMSLMPGGPVMPGGPGGGMMDGPGMGMGMPPVSSSPGMMQSHVSITSPVCSGGGPRGTSPSSMSMMGGPNARMGGPNSMVRPPAPNCTMAGPYPGANVQVKPSAPNTIQYLPARPQNTGNGPRGPPSLDFLPRFNNPNVDSKVPNSPMFPNSSTPNSMCGSNVPMSTMAMSGPCGPMTGHMSGPMNGPMGGPGGPMGGPGGPMGGPMCTMAGPNGPMVNMSNNMSNMSGPNGPFPMSGPGGPMSGPNGPMGMGPNGPMGGHMGGPGGMSGHSGPMMGPNGPMGGPNGPMMGPNGPMGMNPNMMGGGGMGPGSQMMGPRGGGPMMRGPSPGGMMGGMGSDMYAMGGPGPNMSGGPMSTGPGPNPGGPNQMLSGSGPMYGPKTSPVGMNMGGPMGGAPDTAQPLPPSMGQSGSFKNSPFMGPTTADPTYAAQFHSFQQQLYATNTRGGPSMPMPGSMGGPGGPGGPVVTGPPGGPGMPGPGPMPGQSFPFNPK from the exons ATGGAGGGGATGGGAGCGGCCTGGGCCCGGGCATGGGCATGGGGGTGAAGGGCGGGTCTGGGGCAGGAGTGTCGACCAGTGACGCACAGTACATGCAGCAACAAAGCCAGATATTCGTGTTCACGACCCTCCTGGCCAACAAGGCTGCCGAGGCTGTTATACAGGGATCCTACAATAATATCATTGCCTATCACTGTGCTCAGCCTGGCACAAAAAAATTACTAGAG AAACACCCATTGAAGACCACCCAGTTTGTCCGACATAACCCAGCTCATTGGTTGACCAACTTTGTTGTGAAAAACACCAAGGGAGGCCATATAAAAGGTCCTATGGCTCCTAATGGCCCTATGATGGCTAATGGGCCCATGGGACCTGGTGGGCCCATGGGACCATGTGGACCTATGGGACCTGGAGGGGAGATGGGGCCCATG GGTGAAGGGCCTGGTGGAATGATGGGTCACGGAGACATGAGCAGCCCTGGCATGATGGGTCCTGGAGGCCCCAGTGGTATGATGGGCCCAGGGCCTAATGGTGGACCTGGAATGATGGGACCAAGAGGACCAGGCATGATGGGTCCTGGTGGCCCTGGAGGACCAGGGATGCCAGGGCCACCAGGACAAATGATGGTGTCCATGATGGGACCAAGAGTACAAG GTGCCCCAGCAGGTGTTAAAGTTCCAGATGACCACCTCACCCCAGAACAACGTCAGCATCGAGAAGAACAAATGGCTCGGATACGTCACATGCAAGCATTATTATTACCAGAGTTACATTCTCCAAGCCAAAGTGATAATGGTCATCCTGGAAGCCAGCCTCCTTGCTCTCAAGGTCAAAGTGTAGCAAATATGATGCCATGTTCTCAAAGTCAAGCACCATCACAAGTTTCGCAGTCCGGCCCATCTTGTTCCCAAGCTACACCTGTCACCTGTATGGGTCCTTCTCCTGTTAGTGGAATGGGACCTTCTCCTGGCATGGGCCCTAGTCCGACCATGGGACCCTCACCGGGAATGGGGCCTAGTCCAGGAATGGGTCCAAGTCCAGGCATGCCTAACACTAGTATGGGACCAGGACCAGGCATGGGTTCTGGTATGGGTCCAGGGCCTGGAATGGGCATGTCACCAGGTATGATGGGTCCAGGTGGCCCAAACTCCATGGTGTCCCAGAGTGGGGTAATGATGAGTCAGGGCCACATGGGAAATAACATGATGATGACCTCACAGGCAAACATGATGGGTGGCCCAATGGGTCCAGGTGTCCCAGGCATGAGAATGGGCCCTGGAGGACCTCAGTCAATGATGATGGCTGGACCTAATCCTGCATCATCCATGGCAGCTCAAGCCGAATGGCAAAGATTGCAAGCAGAATTTTTTGAAAGCAAGAGAAAAAAGGGTGGTCCAGGATGCCCTGATGGCTCCATGGGCCCAATGGGTCCAATGGGACCAATGGGTCCTGGAGGTCCAATGGGTCCTGGAGGTCCAATGGGTCCTGGAGGTCCAATGGGTCCTGGGGGCCCAATGGGTCCTGGGGGCCCAATGGGTCCTGGGGGCCCAATGGGTCCTGGAGGTCCAATGGGTCCAGGAGGTCCAATGGGTCCTGGGGGTCCAATGGGTCCTGGGGGCCCCATGGGTCCCGGGGGTCCAATGGGTCCCGGGGGTCCAATGGGTCCCGGTGGGCCAATGGGTCCCGGTGGGCCAATGGGTCCGGGGGGTCCAATGGGTCCCGGGGGTCCAATGGGTCCTGGTGGGCCAATGGGTCCTGGGGGTCCTATGGGTCCAGGCCCTATGGGTCCAGGTGGTCCTATGGGTCCAGGTGGACCTATGGGACCAGGAGGACCAATGGGTATGGGCAGTCACATGGTAGGAGGACCTATGATGCCTGGCTCTATGAGTGGTAACATGGGTCCTGGTGGCATGCGTGGCATGGGGCCTGGTGCTCGCATGCAGGGGCCACCTCCCCCATACCATGGTCCACGTCCTATAGGTAATGGGCCCTTACCATCCCCTGGGTCACCTTCTATGTGTGCCATGACATCCCCTCGCATGCCGGGAGGCGGACCGGGAGGGGGGATGAGAATGACTGGACCAGGTGACTCCCCCCGACCTCTAAACGCCAGTAACCCAGCCACTCCTGTCAGTGGTTCTAATATCACCAGTCCGTCACTTCAGCAGAAGGACCAGCAgccccacacaccacagtcag gagACACGTCCTTTGGGAGACAGTTGCAAACCTTGGCTCAACAAAAACACCAGCAAccaggacagcagcagcagcaacagcagcaacagcagcagcagcagcagcagcagcagcaaggaggGAAGGAACCCAACCTTATGCCAGTTCCGTCTCCTCAACAGATACAATACCTCAGTACCTTTGAAGGTCAGGAACTGACCATTCAGAAACAACCAAACACCAGCCTTCGTGACACCGATATTATGTCTCC GTTAGACACGAGTGTAGATGGGAGCAGAGTATCTGGTCCAGGCACGCCCTTGGGTGGTCCCACAACCCCTCTCACCCCATCCTCGGAGCCAACACCACGGTTCACAGGTCCACACACACCAGATCGCTTCCCTGTGCCATCACCAGGCATGCCAGTGCCCTCTGCGCCTCACACACCTCAAGCAACACCAGAAAATAAGGGATCTCAACAACGGTATACTGGTCCATCACCGCAAGCTCAGTCAGCGAACTCTAGTGCCACAACAACCCCTACCAACAATAATAGCAATAAtagtagtaacaacaacagtaacagcaacagtaataataacaacaataataatagtaataatagtaataattccAACAACAGTAACAGTGGTAGTCAAAGTGGCCCAAAAACTCCTTCGATGGACTCTAGATTTCCAGTGCCATCACCTAAGACTCCCAGCATGTGCAGTGGTCCAACTACTCCCAGTGGGGCTGACAGCATGCCTCGATTCCCAGGAgcttcacctctacagtctggcgGAACAGGGGGGCCCGGAAGCGATATGACGCCCATAGGAGCACGATTCCCTGGACCAGTGGGTGGACCCACGCCTGCATCAGGAAATAACAACCAAATAATGGGCAAGATGAGTAGTGGGTTTTCTATGTCTCCAGGCAAGATTGCATCTATGGACATGGCAGGAGACTTCCATAATCCAACTGCAGCCAACTTGCCCCTCAACCCCAACTGCAGCACACCGGGTGGTCTGCCTGTATCAGGTCCTGGCAAGGTGTTTGACCCCATCTCTTCTATGGCTCAAATGAGTCAGCAACTAACTTCAGGAGCTTCTGGTTCCTCACCTCCAGTGTCTTCtgcacccacacccaccatgccCACTGGGACAGGACCTGCCATGGGTGCAGGTGGCTCATCTGGGCCCAGTGGTCCTAACATACCAAGTGGCCCAGGAATGCCTGGTGGGCCTGGTATGCCTGGTGGACCAGGTATGCCGGGTGGACCTGGTATGCCGGGTGGACCTGGTATGCCTGGTGGACCAGGTATGCCGGGTGGACCTGGTATGCCGGGTGGACCTGGTATGCCGGGTGGACCAGGTATGCCGGGTGGACCTGGTATGCCTTGTGGACCTGGAGGAATGTCTACAGTACCTAATATGTCAGGACCTGGAATGCCTGGAGGACCTTCCATACCAGGACCTGGTATGTCTCTCATGCCAGGCGGGCCTGTCATGCCTGGAGGGCCAGGTGGAGGCATGATGGATGGTCCTGGAATGGGAATGGGGATGCCTCCAGTATCATCAAGCCCAGGCATGATGCAGAGTCACGTATCTATCACCTCTCCagtgtgcagtggtggtggtccaaGAGGAACTTCTCCCAGCAGTATGTCCATGATGGGTGGCCCCAACGCTCGAATGGGTGGTCCTAACAGTATGGTACGACCGCCCGCTCCTAACTGTACTATGGCCGGTCCGTATCCTGGTGCAAATGTGCAAGTGAAACCAAGTGCTCCAAATACTATACAGTACCTGCCAGCTAGACCACAAAACACTGGAAATGGTCCTAGAGGACCTCCAAGCTTGGACTTTTTACCAAGGTTTAATAATCCGAATGTGGATAGTAAAGTGCCCAATTCACCAATGTTCCCAAACAGTAGTACGCCTAATTCTATGTGTGGGTCCAATGTGCCAATGTCGACTATGGCCATGAGTGGGCCATGCGGGCCAATGACAGGACATATGTCTGGACCTATGAATGGACCAATGGGTGGCCCAGGTGGACCAATGGGTGGCCCGGGTGGACCAATGGGTGGACCTATGTGTACTATGGCTGGACCTAATGGACCTATGGTTAATATGAGTAATAATATGAGTAACATGAGTGGACCTAATGGACCTTTCCCCATGTCTGGACCAGGTGGTCCCATGTCAGGCCCCAATGGTCCAATGGGTATGGGTCCAAATGGTCCAATGGGTGGCCACATGGGAGGGCCAGGTGGAATGAGTGGACACAGTGGGCCTATGATGGGCCCTAATGGACCCATGGGTGGGCCAAATGGACCCATGATGGGCCCTAATGGACCAATGGGGATGAATCCTAatatgatgggtggtggcggcatgGGTCCTGGAAGTCAAATGATGGGGCCTCGTGGTGGGGGACCCATGATGCGTGGACCCAGTCCAGGTGGTATGATGGGAGGTATGGGTAGTGATATGTATGCCATGGGAGGACCCGGCCCTAATATGAGTGGAGGCCCTATGTCCACTGGCCCAGGTCCAAACCCTGGTGGCCCAAATCAAATGTTAAGTGGGTCAGGCCCCATGTATGGACCTAAGACATCTCCTGTGGGCATGAACATGGGTGGACCTATGGGTGGGGCACCAGACACAGCGcaacctcttcctccatctatgggGCAATCAGGTAGTTTCAAGAACTCTCCATTTATGGGTCCAACCACTGCTGACCCAACGTATGCCGCCCAGTTCCACAGCTTCCAGCAGCAGCTGTATGCCACCAACACCCGTGGGGGTCCCAGCATGCCCATGCCTGGATCCATGGGTGGCCCTGGTGGACCAGGAGGGCCTGTTGTAACAGGTCCACCAGGAGGGCCAGGCATGCCTGGTCCTGGGCCTATGCCTGGCCAGAGCTTCCCATTTAACCCCAAGTGA